One genomic window of Kaistia geumhonensis includes the following:
- a CDS encoding cytochrome b — MKSGSIAGYSAPQIALHWLIAALVLFQLVFGESMSVALDAAGEGEAVSASDASLASAHYWIGIAILVLVGLRLALRLTAGAPAPQPSGTPIFDRLAHAVHWLFYALLVAMPVTGLLAYYVSPEIGEVHEIGKPVFILLIAVHVAGALYHQFLLKDGTLRRMLVPSR; from the coding sequence ATGAAATCTGGTTCGATCGCCGGTTACTCGGCGCCGCAGATCGCGCTGCACTGGCTCATCGCGGCCCTGGTGCTGTTCCAGCTCGTGTTCGGCGAAAGCATGTCGGTCGCGCTCGATGCAGCGGGGGAGGGCGAGGCGGTTTCCGCCTCTGACGCCAGTCTTGCTTCGGCGCACTACTGGATCGGCATCGCCATCCTCGTGCTGGTCGGCCTCCGCCTCGCGCTCCGCCTGACCGCCGGTGCGCCGGCGCCGCAGCCTTCGGGAACGCCGATCTTCGATCGGCTGGCCCATGCCGTTCACTGGCTGTTCTATGCGCTGCTCGTCGCGATGCCGGTGACGGGGCTTCTCGCCTACTATGTCTCTCCCGAGATCGGCGAGGTGCACGAGATCGGCAAGCCGGTCTTCATCCTGCTGATCGCTGTCCATGTCGCCGGTGCGCTCTATCACCAGTTCCTCCTGAAGGACGGTACGCTGCGCCGCATGCTGGTCCCCAGCCGCTGA
- a CDS encoding ABC transporter permease: protein MRKARLSQEGVVFALAVLLFAAFAVTLNNFLTTGNLIALVRSVSILGILGLGMGIVVIGRGIDLAMVATMVVSLSWVLSMTQGGMPLGTALLFGLALALAIGLMNGILIAYADIPAIFTTLAMGLVAYGAGRAFLFQIDVQNTPAGIAWFDFLGQGSVVGLPMPIVAFAVLAALMALLLLRTRFGRFVYAAGDNALAARITGIPLRPLIVAQYVVSALIAFLAGLVMAAAVSGMSTRLYNSTMIYDVLLVVVLGGISLSGGRGGVRNILVGTLLVGVLLNGMTILDITYTTQNLIKSLILLLAIMVDSFINPRDEQTSQQAQGDI from the coding sequence ATGCGCAAGGCGCGTCTGTCGCAGGAGGGTGTCGTCTTCGCCCTCGCCGTGCTGCTGTTCGCGGCCTTTGCGGTCACGCTCAACAACTTCCTGACGACGGGCAATCTCATCGCCCTCGTCCGCAGCGTCTCGATCCTCGGCATTCTCGGCCTGGGCATGGGCATCGTGGTGATCGGGCGTGGGATCGACCTCGCGATGGTCGCGACCATGGTCGTGTCGCTCTCCTGGGTTCTGTCGATGACGCAGGGCGGCATGCCGCTCGGAACCGCGCTGCTCTTCGGCCTCGCGCTGGCGCTCGCCATCGGGCTGATGAACGGCATCCTGATCGCATATGCCGACATCCCGGCCATCTTCACCACGCTCGCCATGGGCCTCGTCGCCTACGGCGCCGGCCGCGCCTTCCTGTTCCAGATCGATGTCCAGAACACGCCGGCCGGCATCGCCTGGTTCGATTTCCTCGGCCAGGGCTCGGTGGTCGGGCTGCCGATGCCGATCGTCGCCTTCGCCGTGCTCGCGGCGCTGATGGCGCTCCTTCTCCTGCGCACCCGCTTCGGCCGTTTCGTCTATGCCGCCGGCGACAATGCGCTCGCCGCGCGCATCACCGGCATCCCGCTGCGCCCCCTCATCGTCGCGCAATATGTGGTCAGCGCGCTGATCGCCTTCCTCGCCGGCCTCGTGATGGCCGCCGCCGTCTCGGGCATGAGCACGCGGCTCTACAACTCGACCATGATCTATGACGTGCTGCTCGTCGTCGTGCTCGGCGGCATCAGCCTCTCGGGCGGCCGCGGCGGCGTGCGCAACATCCTCGTCGGAACGCTTCTCGTCGGGGTTCTGCTCAACGGCATGACCATCCTCGACATCACCTACACGACCCAGAACCTGATCAAGAGCCTGATCCTGCTCCTCGCGATCATGGTCGACAGCTTCATCAACCCCAGGGACGAACAGACTTCGCAGCAGGCCCAGGGGGATATCTGA
- a CDS encoding sugar ABC transporter substrate-binding protein: MIRKMLMAGLAAGMMALGFAGAAHADDGLDNPSRNPFYEGLKGKRVVFVPLAMGFDLTEGWAAIMRKQAADLGYTLDIRDPNWSTDAGTRALTALIAEKPDVIIAHNPDVQSYARLLKRAMDAGIKVIQLNLESVVPTDAYIGADWSRVGYIEADELVKRCGTGSGKSGKIAIIRGQPTAASDLYELYAYKTTFAKDPAIKIVSEQAAQYDPAKARAIMETVLQQHPDLCGVVGNWDNQDVGAGAAIQAAGKADDIFVVTSGGGNQIGCDNIQKGLLDMIVSYDVPLQGEAINQQIAQTLLSPAKAGESKTAYYTPLTLLTKDNIGPRTCWSLDQLK, encoded by the coding sequence ATGATCCGCAAGATGCTGATGGCCGGCCTCGCGGCCGGAATGATGGCGCTCGGCTTCGCCGGCGCGGCCCATGCCGATGACGGGCTCGACAATCCCTCGCGCAATCCCTTCTACGAGGGGCTGAAGGGCAAGCGTGTCGTCTTCGTTCCGCTCGCGATGGGCTTCGACCTCACCGAGGGCTGGGCGGCGATCATGCGCAAGCAGGCCGCCGATCTCGGCTATACGCTGGACATCCGAGATCCGAACTGGAGCACCGATGCCGGCACGCGCGCGCTGACCGCCCTGATCGCCGAGAAGCCGGACGTCATCATCGCCCACAACCCGGACGTCCAGTCCTATGCGCGTCTCCTGAAGCGGGCGATGGACGCGGGCATCAAGGTCATCCAGCTCAATCTCGAATCCGTCGTGCCGACCGACGCCTATATCGGCGCCGACTGGTCGCGCGTCGGCTACATCGAGGCGGACGAGCTCGTGAAGCGCTGCGGCACCGGCTCGGGCAAGTCCGGCAAGATCGCGATCATCCGCGGCCAGCCGACCGCCGCCTCCGATCTCTACGAACTCTATGCCTACAAGACGACCTTCGCCAAGGATCCGGCGATCAAGATCGTCTCCGAGCAGGCGGCGCAGTACGACCCGGCCAAGGCTCGTGCCATCATGGAGACGGTGCTGCAGCAGCATCCCGATCTCTGCGGCGTTGTCGGCAACTGGGACAACCAGGATGTCGGCGCCGGCGCGGCGATCCAGGCAGCCGGCAAGGCCGACGACATCTTCGTCGTCACCTCGGGCGGCGGCAACCAGATCGGCTGCGACAACATCCAGAAGGGTCTGCTCGACATGATCGTCAGCTACGACGTGCCGCTGCAGGGCGAGGCGATCAACCAGCAAATCGCGCAGACGCTGCTCTCCCCGGCCAAGGCGGGCGAAAGCAAGACGGCCTACTACACGCCGCTGACGCTGCTCACCAAGGATAATATCGGTCCGCGGACCTGCTGGTCGCTCGACCAGCTGAAGTAG
- a CDS encoding ABC transporter permease: protein MASNDTLSDRIAFLRSRLFPDHVVGEIMSKRWIDNAIPFTALVLTIIVLGSIIPDFLSLSSLSDFSRQFAEFGLVVLALTIVMISGGIDLSVAAVFSLAVLFSLIGVNVYELPVPAVLVGILGLGMVCGALNGVLIGYLRLRAFLTTLVSLIIFRSIYEIVFVKMSTAIMSGFSDSDLWLFIGEGSVFGVPVSLVITLVIALAWHIVLSRMRPGWRLTAVGGARRSAFNAGIDVRLMVFSTYVASSMMCALAGFLFAARLGSTGSDTGVGLEVQALTAAVLGGTAIGGGRGSVAKAIIGSLLVLLLTNGLINLGISGPITSTILGAVLILAVFIDMRWQKHRHRILAKIYVSPTYLDLPPAPAVDAPGSPYALNDRLRSVEIIGLGEIEGPEDVILDRHDNLYCGTRHGDIVRFLGPDHKRSEIFAHIGGHPLGMAFDRDDNLLVCIGGMGLFQVAPDKTVTKLTDETNRSWTSIVDDSRLRLADDVDIAPDGRVYFSEATIRYEQEDWATDALESRASGRMICYDPRTGRTHTEIPKLVFANGVAMCPDGQSFMFAESWTCSISRYYFDGPKKGTIEKVIDNLPGYPDNINRASDGNYWMALLGMRGPALDLALKMPGFRKRMARRVAPDQWLYPNINTGCVVKFNEKGEILDSLWDLGGLNHPMITSMREHRGWLYLGGVSNNRIGRYRLPDADPNWCALDAYWGAKP, encoded by the coding sequence ATGGCCAGCAACGATACCTTGAGCGACCGCATCGCGTTTCTCCGCTCGCGCCTCTTCCCCGATCACGTGGTCGGCGAGATCATGTCGAAGCGGTGGATCGACAATGCGATCCCCTTCACGGCGCTGGTGCTGACCATCATCGTCCTCGGCAGCATCATCCCGGATTTCCTGTCGCTTTCGAGCCTTTCCGACTTCTCGCGGCAGTTCGCGGAATTCGGCCTCGTCGTGCTCGCCCTCACCATCGTTATGATCTCGGGCGGCATCGACCTCTCTGTCGCGGCCGTCTTCTCGCTCGCGGTCCTCTTCTCGCTGATCGGCGTCAATGTCTACGAATTGCCGGTCCCGGCCGTGCTTGTCGGCATTCTCGGCCTCGGCATGGTCTGCGGCGCGCTCAACGGCGTGCTGATCGGCTATCTGCGCCTTCGCGCCTTCCTGACGACGCTGGTCAGCCTCATCATCTTCCGCTCCATCTACGAGATCGTCTTCGTCAAGATGTCGACGGCGATCATGTCCGGCTTTTCGGATTCCGATCTCTGGCTGTTCATCGGCGAGGGCTCGGTCTTCGGCGTGCCGGTGTCGCTGGTCATCACGCTCGTGATCGCGCTGGCCTGGCACATCGTCCTGTCGCGCATGCGGCCCGGCTGGCGGCTGACGGCGGTCGGCGGCGCCCGTCGCTCGGCCTTCAATGCCGGCATCGACGTACGCCTGATGGTGTTCTCCACCTATGTCGCGTCGAGCATGATGTGCGCCTTGGCCGGCTTCCTGTTCGCGGCGCGCCTCGGCAGCACCGGCTCGGATACCGGCGTCGGCCTCGAGGTGCAGGCGCTGACGGCAGCCGTGCTCGGCGGCACGGCGATCGGCGGCGGCCGCGGCTCCGTCGCCAAGGCGATCATCGGCAGCCTTCTCGTGCTGCTTCTCACCAACGGCCTCATCAATCTCGGCATCAGCGGGCCGATCACCTCGACCATTCTCGGGGCGGTGCTGATCCTCGCGGTGTTCATCGACATGCGCTGGCAGAAGCATCGCCACCGCATCCTCGCTAAGATCTATGTCTCGCCGACCTATCTCGACCTGCCGCCGGCGCCAGCCGTCGATGCGCCCGGTTCGCCCTATGCGCTGAACGACCGCCTGCGCTCGGTCGAGATCATCGGCCTTGGCGAGATCGAAGGGCCCGAGGACGTGATCCTCGACCGCCACGACAATCTCTATTGCGGCACGCGGCACGGTGACATCGTCCGCTTCTTAGGACCCGACCACAAGCGCTCCGAGATCTTCGCCCATATCGGCGGCCATCCGCTCGGCATGGCCTTCGACCGCGACGACAACCTCCTGGTCTGCATCGGTGGCATGGGCCTCTTCCAGGTGGCGCCGGACAAGACGGTCACCAAGCTCACCGACGAGACCAACCGCAGCTGGACATCGATCGTCGACGACAGCCGGTTGCGGCTCGCCGACGATGTCGACATCGCGCCGGACGGCCGTGTCTATTTCAGCGAGGCGACGATCCGCTACGAGCAGGAGGACTGGGCGACCGACGCGCTGGAGAGCCGGGCGAGCGGGCGCATGATCTGCTACGATCCGAGGACCGGCCGCACCCATACCGAGATCCCGAAGCTCGTCTTCGCCAATGGGGTCGCGATGTGTCCGGACGGCCAGTCCTTCATGTTCGCGGAGAGCTGGACCTGCTCGATCAGCCGCTACTATTTCGACGGCCCGAAGAAGGGGACGATCGAGAAGGTCATCGACAACCTGCCGGGCTATCCCGACAACATCAACCGCGCCTCGGACGGCAATTACTGGATGGCGCTGCTCGGCATGCGCGGTCCGGCGCTCGACCTCGCGCTGAAGATGCCCGGCTTCCGCAAGCGCATGGCGCGGCGCGTGGCGCCCGACCAGTGGCTCTACCCGAACATCAACACCGGCTGCGTCGTCAAATTCAACGAGAAGGGCGAGATCCTCGACAGTCTCTGGGATCTCGGCGGCCTCAACCATCCCATGATCACCTCCATGCGCGAGCATCGCGGCTGGCTCTATCTCGGCGGTGTCTCCAACAACCGCATCGGCCGCTACCGCCTGCCCGATGCCGATCCGAACTGGTGCGCGCTGGACGCCTATTGGGGAGCGAAGCCATGA
- a CDS encoding strictosidine synthase has product MIGALKEAWANFRGFDTTGSTVPPMDGPLRPNARLDAAPLLLAIEDVDNLTATPAGLLASVGAGIHHLLADGDTLRIAATRTMPGAVTAMASSGSSLAIAIAGAGVQIEAEGAAPRMVALDGIDAGHVTAMSFAGPATLYVAIGSARHPAREWKRDLMTKTAAGSVLRLDLVQGRTSVIARDLAFPSGIHASGGRVFVSEAWRHRVISFATDGGKPEVALGALPAYPGRIAPSSAGGYWLAMFAPRNPLVEFVLKEKDYRRRMVETIDPDYWIAPSLATGRSFLEPIQGGARKKLNMLKPWSPTWSTGLVVRCGADMAMLESWHSRADGAVHGITSLAEMDGRLMAGAKGSGKIVALDRIDEGSAA; this is encoded by the coding sequence ATGATCGGCGCCCTCAAGGAGGCCTGGGCCAATTTCCGCGGCTTCGACACGACCGGCAGCACGGTTCCGCCGATGGACGGCCCGCTTCGGCCGAATGCCCGGCTCGACGCGGCGCCGCTTCTTCTGGCGATCGAGGATGTCGACAATCTCACCGCGACGCCGGCCGGACTTCTCGCATCGGTCGGCGCCGGGATCCACCATCTCCTCGCCGACGGCGACACGCTGAGGATCGCCGCGACGCGGACCATGCCGGGCGCGGTGACGGCGATGGCCTCGTCGGGAAGCAGCCTGGCGATCGCGATCGCCGGCGCCGGCGTGCAGATCGAGGCGGAGGGCGCCGCGCCGCGCATGGTCGCGCTCGACGGTATCGATGCCGGCCATGTGACGGCGATGAGCTTCGCCGGCCCCGCGACCCTCTATGTCGCGATCGGCTCGGCCCGCCATCCGGCGCGCGAATGGAAGCGCGACCTGATGACGAAGACCGCCGCCGGCTCGGTGCTGCGGCTCGATCTGGTCCAGGGACGGACCAGCGTCATCGCCCGCGACCTCGCCTTTCCCTCGGGCATCCATGCCTCGGGCGGCCGCGTGTTCGTCTCGGAGGCCTGGCGGCACCGCGTGATCTCGTTCGCGACCGATGGCGGCAAGCCCGAGGTCGCACTCGGCGCGTTGCCCGCCTATCCGGGCCGCATCGCGCCATCCTCCGCCGGCGGTTACTGGCTGGCGATGTTCGCGCCGCGCAACCCGCTGGTCGAGTTCGTTCTGAAGGAGAAGGACTATCGCCGCCGCATGGTCGAGACGATCGATCCCGACTACTGGATCGCGCCTTCGCTCGCGACCGGCCGCAGCTTCCTGGAGCCGATCCAGGGCGGCGCGCGCAAGAAGCTCAACATGCTGAAGCCATGGTCGCCGACCTGGTCGACCGGCCTCGTCGTGCGCTGCGGCGCCGACATGGCGATGCTGGAGAGCTGGCACAGCCGCGCCGACGGCGCCGTGCACGGCATCACCTCGCTCGCCGAGATGGACGGCCGGCTGATGGCCGGAGCCAAGGGCTCGGGCAAGATCGTCGCACTCGACAGAATCGATGAGGGGAGCGCGGCATGA
- a CDS encoding sugar ABC transporter ATP-binding protein has product MTTTVTARAPQGAAAATATPLVRLSKVSKDFRGVLAISDIDLDIRAGEIHAILGENGAGKSTLMKVLAGVYQPSSGEMLLDGKPVTLTSPSDALERGIAMVFQETNLVPSMSVAQNIYLGDEKMFNRLRGLNIQAQRYLLSLNFYVDPTVQVSALGAGKKQMVEIARAVHHHARLIIFDEPTATLTPEEKFHFFNLARRLKEEGMAIIFISHALEEALQLSDRITVMRDSKLVVSDKTENFDRERIVQAMVGRSLTGELYAGGRRKARPMGKKILSVENLSMGNAVRNTSFSVFSGQVTGMFGLVGAGRTETMKIVAGVLKRDYFHGGTVRFEGRPVRYRTPRPAVRDGIVYVTEDRKIEGFFETMTIASNIQLGHLAKGINPFTPVTMAEARRLAKEWTGRLGVKSIDADARVIELSGGNQQKVVLAKALIQRPKLVILDEPTRGVDVGTIVEIHNFINELADGGMAVVVISSYLPEIMALSDRILVARQGRIVEEMDVAEATESRIMYAAVH; this is encoded by the coding sequence ATGACCACGACCGTTACCGCAAGGGCGCCGCAGGGAGCGGCCGCGGCCACTGCCACGCCGCTGGTGCGCCTCAGCAAGGTCTCCAAGGATTTCCGCGGCGTCCTCGCCATCTCGGACATCGATCTCGACATCCGCGCCGGCGAAATCCACGCCATTCTCGGCGAGAACGGCGCCGGCAAGTCGACCCTGATGAAGGTTCTCGCCGGCGTCTACCAGCCCTCTTCCGGCGAGATGCTGCTCGACGGCAAGCCGGTGACGCTGACCTCGCCCTCCGATGCGCTCGAGCGCGGCATAGCGATGGTGTTCCAGGAGACCAATCTCGTCCCGTCGATGTCGGTCGCGCAGAACATCTATCTCGGCGACGAGAAGATGTTCAACCGCTTGCGCGGCCTCAATATTCAGGCGCAGCGCTATCTCCTGTCGCTGAATTTCTATGTCGATCCGACCGTGCAGGTGTCGGCGCTCGGTGCCGGCAAGAAGCAGATGGTCGAGATCGCCCGCGCGGTGCATCACCATGCGCGGCTGATCATTTTCGACGAGCCGACCGCGACGCTGACGCCCGAGGAGAAGTTCCACTTCTTCAACCTCGCCCGCCGCCTCAAGGAAGAGGGCATGGCGATCATCTTCATCAGCCATGCGCTGGAAGAGGCGCTGCAGCTTTCCGACCGCATCACGGTGATGCGCGACAGCAAGCTCGTCGTGAGCGACAAGACGGAGAATTTCGACCGCGAGCGCATCGTGCAGGCGATGGTCGGGCGCAGCCTGACGGGCGAGCTCTATGCCGGCGGGCGGCGCAAGGCGCGGCCGATGGGCAAGAAGATCCTCTCTGTCGAGAATCTCTCGATGGGCAATGCCGTGCGCAACACGTCCTTCTCGGTCTTTTCCGGGCAGGTCACCGGCATGTTCGGCCTTGTCGGCGCCGGCCGCACCGAGACGATGAAGATCGTCGCCGGCGTGCTGAAGCGCGACTATTTCCATGGCGGCACGGTCCGCTTCGAGGGCCGGCCGGTGCGCTATCGCACGCCGCGGCCGGCGGTGCGCGACGGCATCGTCTATGTCACCGAGGATCGCAAGATCGAAGGCTTCTTCGAGACGATGACGATCGCCAGCAATATCCAGCTCGGCCATCTCGCCAAGGGCATCAATCCATTCACCCCGGTCACCATGGCCGAGGCGCGGCGGCTGGCGAAGGAATGGACCGGCCGGCTCGGCGTCAAGTCGATCGACGCCGACGCACGCGTCATCGAACTCTCGGGCGGCAACCAGCAGAAGGTCGTGCTGGCCAAGGCGCTGATCCAGCGCCCGAAGCTCGTGATCCTCGACGAGCCGACACGCGGCGTCGATGTCGGCACGATCGTCGAGATCCACAATTTCATCAACGAGCTGGCCGACGGCGGTATGGCCGTGGTGGTGATCTCATCCTATCTGCCGGAGATCATGGCGCTTTCCGATCGCATCCTCGTCGCCCGGCAGGGCCGCATCGTCGAGGAAATGGACGTGGCCGAGGCCACCGAAAGCCGCATCATGTATGCGGCGGTGCACTGA
- a CDS encoding SDR family oxidoreductase yields MADASLEGRVAFVTGAASGIGRAIATGLVARGARVVLADRDAATLEPLAASLAGSVPLVLDINDGPAVAACLDRMPEPLRAIDILVNNAGHDIGGRTRFDLGSADDWAAIIETNLIGLMRVTRAILPGMIARGRGDIVNMSSISALRLVPDQAPYSASKAGVHMLSDILRGELAETPLRVIEIMPGLTRTNIVATRHRGDQEAAERYFERFGMALDPEDIARCAFFALEQPAHVQVAQMFVLPTNRW; encoded by the coding sequence ATGGCGGACGCCTCGCTCGAAGGCCGCGTCGCCTTCGTCACCGGAGCGGCGAGCGGCATCGGCCGCGCCATCGCCACCGGACTCGTCGCGCGCGGCGCAAGGGTGGTGCTCGCCGACCGCGACGCCGCCACGCTGGAGCCGCTCGCCGCCTCGCTCGCCGGCTCCGTCCCGCTCGTGCTCGACATCAATGACGGCCCGGCCGTTGCCGCTTGCCTCGACCGCATGCCGGAGCCGCTCCGCGCGATCGACATCCTCGTCAACAATGCCGGCCACGACATCGGCGGCCGCACCCGCTTCGATCTCGGCTCGGCCGACGACTGGGCGGCGATCATCGAGACCAATCTCATCGGGCTGATGCGCGTTACCCGCGCCATCCTGCCCGGCATGATCGCGCGCGGCCGCGGCGACATCGTCAATATGAGTTCGATCAGTGCGCTCCGCCTGGTGCCGGACCAGGCGCCCTATTCGGCGAGCAAGGCCGGCGTCCACATGCTCTCCGACATCCTGCGCGGCGAACTCGCCGAGACGCCGCTGCGCGTCATCGAGATCATGCCGGGACTGACCCGCACCAACATCGTCGCCACCCGCCATCGCGGCGACCAGGAGGCGGCGGAGCGCTATTTCGAGCGCTTCGGCATGGCGCTCGACCCCGAGGACATCGCCCGCTGCGCCTTCTTCGCGCTCGAGCAGCCTGCCCATGTGCAGGTGGCGCAGATGTTCGTCCTGCCGACCAATCGCTGGTAG
- a CDS encoding N-acyl homoserine lactonase family protein: MSDDVYEIYALKYGHSARRSPENFIGGDAHDVDMPLDYSNWLIRNAARSFVVDTGYDAASASKRNRELVRPVRENLAALGVNCETVTDVIVTHMHYDHAGNDGLFPAARFHVQDAEMAYATGRCMCHAYSNHPYDVDNVTSMVRRVYAGKVCFHDGVSELAPGITLHRIGGHSRGLQVVRVKTARGHVVLASDTAHFYAHLDRRRIFPTVDSVADVLEGYDTVLRLATSRNHVIPGHDPLVMTLYPPALPDLAGFVARLDLPPKTGAA, encoded by the coding sequence ATGTCCGACGACGTTTACGAGATCTATGCACTGAAATACGGCCATTCGGCCCGCCGCTCGCCGGAGAATTTCATCGGCGGCGACGCGCATGACGTCGACATGCCGCTCGACTATTCCAACTGGCTGATCCGCAACGCCGCGCGCAGCTTCGTCGTCGACACCGGCTATGACGCGGCTTCGGCGTCGAAGCGCAATCGCGAGCTGGTGCGTCCCGTGCGTGAAAATCTCGCCGCGCTCGGGGTCAACTGCGAGACAGTCACCGACGTGATCGTCACGCATATGCATTACGACCATGCCGGCAATGACGGCCTGTTCCCGGCGGCGCGCTTCCATGTGCAGGATGCCGAGATGGCCTATGCCACAGGCCGCTGCATGTGCCACGCCTATTCGAACCATCCCTATGACGTCGACAATGTCACGTCCATGGTGCGGCGCGTCTACGCCGGCAAGGTCTGCTTCCATGACGGCGTCTCGGAGCTCGCTCCCGGAATAACGCTGCATCGGATCGGCGGCCATTCGCGCGGGCTGCAGGTCGTGCGGGTCAAGACAGCGCGCGGGCATGTCGTCCTCGCCTCCGACACGGCGCATTTCTACGCCCATCTCGACCGCCGCCGCATCTTCCCGACCGTCGACAGCGTCGCCGACGTGCTGGAAGGCTATGACACGGTGCTGCGCCTCGCGACCTCGCGCAACCATGTCATTCCCGGTCACGACCCCTTGGTGATGACACTCTATCCGCCGGCCTTGCCCGATCTCGCCGGCTTCGTCGCGCGGCTCGACCTGCCGCCGAAGACGGGAGCGGCCTGA
- a CDS encoding aldehyde dehydrogenase, which produces MKSYKMLIGGAFVAAASGATFETENPFTGAAWATIPRAGKEDVDRAVKAAADAFRAPSWSGISASQRGALIRRFADLLAANADRLAEIETRDNGKLIAEMRGQLRYMPQWYHYFAGLADKVEGRVIPIDKPGVFNFTREEPLGVVAAITPWNSPLMLATWKLAPALAAGNTIVWKPSEYSSASALEFGALFEEAGFPPGVVNILTGFGSEIGEHLVSHPLVDKIAFTGGDRTGQGVYELAARQIKPVTLELGGKSANIVFADAVLDDAVKGVVSGIFAASGQTCIAGSRALVHRSIYPAFIKALVAFAKTAKIGDPADPSTQVGPITTRPQLDKVLSYIEIAKGEGATLALGGRRATDPACGEGWFVEPTIFTDVAPGMRIAQEEVFGPVLAIIPFDSDEEAIEIANGTIYGLAAGVWTQSIARALTMSEKLKAGTVWINTYRAVSYMSPFGGFKRSGIGRESGLSAIREYLQEKSVWIDISGTVPNPFVQR; this is translated from the coding sequence ATGAAGAGCTACAAGATGCTGATCGGTGGCGCCTTCGTCGCGGCAGCGAGCGGCGCGACTTTCGAGACCGAGAACCCGTTCACGGGCGCCGCCTGGGCGACGATCCCGCGCGCCGGCAAGGAGGATGTCGACCGCGCGGTGAAGGCCGCCGCCGATGCCTTCCGGGCGCCGTCATGGTCCGGCATCAGCGCCTCGCAGCGCGGCGCACTCATCCGCCGGTTCGCCGATCTCCTCGCCGCCAATGCCGACCGGCTCGCCGAGATCGAGACGCGCGACAACGGCAAGCTGATCGCCGAGATGCGCGGCCAGCTGCGCTACATGCCCCAATGGTACCACTACTTCGCCGGCCTCGCCGACAAGGTCGAGGGCCGCGTCATCCCGATCGACAAGCCGGGCGTGTTCAACTTCACCCGTGAGGAGCCGCTCGGCGTCGTCGCGGCGATCACGCCCTGGAACTCGCCGCTGATGCTGGCGACATGGAAGCTGGCACCGGCGTTGGCGGCCGGCAACACGATCGTCTGGAAGCCGTCCGAATATTCCTCCGCATCGGCGCTCGAATTCGGCGCGCTGTTCGAGGAGGCCGGCTTCCCGCCCGGCGTCGTCAACATCCTCACCGGCTTCGGCTCCGAGATCGGCGAGCATCTCGTCTCGCACCCGCTCGTCGACAAGATCGCCTTCACCGGCGGCGACCGCACCGGACAGGGCGTCTACGAACTCGCCGCCCGCCAGATCAAGCCGGTGACGCTGGAGCTCGGCGGCAAGTCGGCCAATATCGTCTTCGCCGACGCGGTGCTCGACGATGCCGTGAAGGGCGTCGTCTCGGGCATCTTCGCAGCCAGCGGACAGACCTGCATCGCCGGCTCGCGCGCGCTGGTGCACCGGTCGATCTACCCCGCCTTCATCAAGGCGCTGGTCGCCTTTGCGAAAACGGCGAAGATCGGCGACCCCGCCGACCCGTCGACTCAGGTCGGCCCGATCACCACGCGGCCGCAGCTCGACAAGGTGCTCTCCTATATCGAGATCGCCAAGGGCGAGGGCGCGACACTCGCGCTCGGCGGCAGGCGCGCCACCGATCCCGCCTGCGGCGAGGGCTGGTTCGTCGAGCCGACCATCTTCACCGATGTCGCGCCTGGGATGCGCATCGCCCAGGAAGAGGTGTTCGGGCCGGTGCTGGCCATCATCCCGTTCGACAGCGACGAGGAGGCGATCGAGATCGCCAATGGCACGATCTACGGCCTTGCCGCCGGCGTCTGGACGCAGAGCATCGCCCGCGCACTGACCATGTCGGAGAAGCTGAAGGCGGGCACGGTGTGGATCAACACCTATCGCGCCGTCAGCTACATGTCGCCCTTCGGCGGCTTCAAGCGCTCCGGCATCGGGCGCGAGAGCGGGCTTTCGGCCATCCGCGAATATCTGCAGGAGAAGAGCGTCTGGATCGACATTTCCGGCACCGTGCCGAACCCCTTCGTGCAGCGGTGA
- a CDS encoding carboxymuconolactone decarboxylase family protein, with product MSNEVFERGLAIRKEVLGAEFVEKAFASADDFNRPMQELVTEYCWGAVWGREELPKKTRSMLNLAMISTLNRPHELKMHVKGAIRNGVSREEIREVFLQVAIYAGVPAAVDSFRIAREAFAELDAGKP from the coding sequence ATGTCGAACGAGGTCTTCGAGCGCGGTCTCGCCATCCGCAAGGAAGTGCTGGGCGCGGAATTCGTCGAGAAGGCCTTCGCCTCCGCCGACGATTTCAACCGGCCGATGCAGGAGCTGGTCACCGAATATTGCTGGGGCGCCGTCTGGGGTCGCGAGGAGCTGCCGAAGAAGACGCGCTCCATGCTGAACCTCGCCATGATCAGCACGCTGAACCGCCCGCACGAACTGAAGATGCATGTGAAGGGCGCGATCCGGAACGGCGTCAGCCGCGAGGAGATCCGCGAGGTCTTCCTGCAGGTCGCGATCTATGCTGGCGTCCCGGCGGCAGTCGACTCGTTCCGCATCGCCCGCGAGGCCTTCGCGGAGCTGGACGCCGGCAAGCCCTGA